The following are encoded in a window of Streptomyces sp. 11x1 genomic DNA:
- a CDS encoding helix-turn-helix domain-containing protein — MTGTPGTVTVRSAWHDVPRLQVREFAAIAMAEAPALAEEILGEIRREYPHLPVVLDDSGEPMALIGIRRAIEVFVQHLETAEGRPRVPPGVFQEFGRGEGLNGRSLDSLQAIYRLGVRLAWRRFAEIGQRVQIPPPAMYELVDAGYEYLDGLVDQSVRGYAEAAARQAGERLRLQRRLMELLLAEHHRGDPADALAERAARIGWTLPEKVAVGVLLRPAREAMAPAVGQSVLLDMEYEQPRMVVPEPDAAGRPELLHRALTGWSGAIGPPVPLADAAKSLRWAEAAVRLMERRLLPGGEVLHCTEHTEALVLLQPEELIDDLALRCLAPLAHCGPTHGRRLAETLLAWLETRGGAPEIATRLGVHPQTVRYRLRQIRELWGDEIDDPDRRFELELVLRAQRLRGELGDPRGRR, encoded by the coding sequence GTGACCGGAACCCCGGGAACCGTCACAGTCCGCTCCGCCTGGCACGACGTACCGCGGCTCCAGGTGCGCGAGTTCGCCGCGATCGCCATGGCCGAGGCGCCCGCCCTCGCCGAGGAGATCCTGGGCGAGATCCGCCGCGAGTACCCGCACCTGCCCGTCGTCCTCGACGACTCCGGCGAACCGATGGCCCTCATCGGCATCCGCCGCGCGATCGAGGTCTTCGTGCAGCACCTGGAGACCGCCGAGGGCCGCCCGCGCGTCCCTCCCGGTGTCTTCCAGGAGTTCGGGCGCGGCGAGGGCCTCAACGGCCGCAGCCTCGACTCGCTCCAGGCGATCTACCGCCTCGGCGTACGCCTCGCCTGGCGCCGCTTCGCGGAGATCGGCCAGCGCGTACAGATCCCGCCGCCCGCGATGTACGAGCTCGTCGACGCCGGGTACGAGTATCTGGACGGTCTGGTGGACCAGTCGGTGCGCGGTTACGCGGAGGCGGCGGCCCGGCAGGCGGGCGAGCGGCTGCGACTGCAACGCCGGTTGATGGAGTTGCTGCTCGCCGAGCACCATCGGGGCGACCCGGCCGACGCGCTCGCCGAACGCGCGGCCCGGATCGGCTGGACCCTCCCGGAGAAGGTCGCGGTCGGCGTCCTGTTACGCCCGGCCCGCGAGGCCATGGCGCCCGCCGTCGGCCAGAGCGTCCTGCTCGACATGGAGTACGAGCAGCCCCGTATGGTCGTCCCCGAACCGGACGCGGCCGGCCGCCCCGAGCTGCTGCACCGCGCGCTGACCGGCTGGTCCGGCGCGATCGGCCCGCCGGTGCCGCTGGCCGACGCCGCGAAGTCGCTGCGCTGGGCGGAGGCGGCGGTGCGGTTGATGGAACGCCGACTGCTGCCCGGCGGGGAGGTGCTGCACTGCACCGAGCACACCGAGGCCCTCGTCCTCCTCCAGCCCGAGGAGCTGATCGACGACCTTGCGCTGCGATGCCTGGCGCCGCTGGCGCACTGCGGTCCCACGCACGGCCGCCGGCTTGCGGAGACGTTGCTGGCGTGGCTGGAGACCCGGGGCGGAGCGCCGGAGATTGCGACACGACTGGGTGTGCATCCGCAAACCGTGCGGTATCGCCTTCGCCAGATACGTGAGCTCTGGGGTGACGAGATCGATGATCCCGATCGCCGCTTCGAGTTGGAGCTGGTGCTTCGGGCGCAGCGGTTGCGGGGGGAGCTGGGGGATCCGCGCGGGCGGAGGTGA
- a CDS encoding IclR family transcriptional regulator produces the protein MGRLVPAVTRALDILELFLDGDGTLSAPDIVRRLQLPRTTVHELVTTLAARGYIVQVQGQPGRYRLGVRPYQLGSRYAEQLDLAAEGQQVARSVAETCDETVHVAILEYTDVIYIAKVDSTHAVRMVSAAGRRLPAHCTSVGKMLLASLPEVELSARIPDDADLVAMTPNSITDPAALREALARIRERGLAVENRESNPDVSCVAAPVRDRAGKVVAALSISVPMIRWSEERRIELEQLAAKGAAELSERLGHRSVA, from the coding sequence GTGGGACGCCTCGTACCTGCCGTGACCCGGGCGCTCGACATATTGGAGCTCTTCCTGGACGGGGACGGCACACTGTCCGCCCCCGACATCGTGCGCAGACTTCAACTGCCCCGCACCACCGTGCACGAGCTGGTCACCACGCTCGCCGCCCGCGGCTACATCGTCCAGGTGCAGGGCCAGCCCGGCCGCTACCGCCTCGGCGTCCGCCCGTACCAGCTCGGCAGCCGCTACGCCGAGCAGCTGGACCTCGCCGCCGAGGGCCAGCAGGTGGCCCGGTCCGTCGCCGAGACCTGCGACGAGACGGTGCACGTGGCGATCCTGGAGTACACCGACGTCATCTACATCGCCAAGGTCGACTCCACGCACGCCGTCCGCATGGTCTCCGCCGCGGGCCGCCGCCTCCCGGCGCACTGCACCTCCGTCGGCAAGATGCTTCTCGCCTCCCTTCCCGAGGTCGAGCTGTCCGCCCGGATCCCGGACGACGCCGACCTGGTCGCCATGACCCCCAACAGCATCACCGACCCGGCCGCTCTGCGCGAGGCCCTGGCCCGGATCCGTGAGCGGGGTCTCGCCGTGGAGAACCGCGAGTCCAACCCGGACGTCTCCTGTGTCGCCGCGCCGGTGCGCGACCGCGCCGGCAAGGTCGTCGCCGCGCTCTCCATCTCCGTCCCCATGATCCGCTGGAGCGAGGAGCGCCGGATCGAGCTGGAGCAGCTCGCCGCCAAGGGTGCCGCGGAACTGTCCGAGCGCCTCGGCCACCGGAGCGTGGCATGA
- a CDS encoding SMP-30/gluconolactonase/LRE family protein produces MSAPTGHTSHSGYEVAVREYAALGEGPTWDPAAQRLIWIDILGSRVHTYDPASGRRSVLVTEQHIGAVKPRAGGGLVLNLRDGVGLTDPDGTFRWLHHEPVPGRRANDAAVAPDGSLFAGTMRYDEAPGGGTLARFTAEGLTTTVLDDVAVSNGTGWSPDGRLMYYIDSPTRRIDVFDYAETGDGVRLPVDRRPFVTIEDGGGFPDGLTVDAEGCVWVALWEGSAVRRYTPAGTLDRVITLPTPRPTACAFAGPDLTDLYITTARTGTDTPHPLSGSLLVVPGAGKGLAQPPFAG; encoded by the coding sequence ATGAGCGCCCCCACGGGTCACACGAGTCACTCGGGGTACGAGGTCGCGGTCCGCGAGTACGCGGCCCTCGGTGAGGGCCCCACCTGGGACCCCGCCGCCCAGCGCCTGATCTGGATCGACATCCTCGGCTCCCGGGTCCACACCTACGACCCGGCCTCCGGCCGCCGCTCGGTCCTCGTCACCGAGCAGCACATCGGCGCGGTCAAGCCCCGCGCCGGCGGCGGCCTCGTGCTGAACCTGCGGGACGGCGTCGGCCTGACCGACCCCGACGGCACCTTCCGGTGGCTGCACCACGAGCCGGTTCCCGGCCGTCGCGCCAACGACGCCGCCGTCGCCCCCGACGGCTCCCTCTTCGCCGGCACCATGCGCTACGACGAGGCCCCAGGGGGCGGCACCCTGGCCCGCTTCACCGCCGAGGGCCTCACCACGACCGTCCTCGACGACGTCGCCGTGAGCAACGGCACGGGCTGGAGCCCGGACGGCCGGCTCATGTACTACATCGACTCGCCGACCCGCCGGATCGACGTCTTCGACTACGCGGAGACCGGGGACGGCGTTCGCCTGCCCGTCGACCGGCGCCCGTTCGTCACCATCGAGGACGGCGGCGGCTTCCCCGACGGCCTCACCGTCGACGCCGAGGGCTGTGTCTGGGTCGCCCTCTGGGAAGGGAGCGCGGTCCGCCGCTACACCCCGGCCGGAACCCTCGACCGCGTCATCACCCTGCCCACCCCCCGCCCCACGGCCTGTGCCTTCGCCGGCCCCGACCTCACCGATCTCTACATCACCACGGCCCGTACGGGGACGGACACCCCGCACCCCCTCTCGGGCTCCCTGCTGGTGGTCCCGGGAGCGGGCAAGGGCCTCGCCCAGCCTCCGTTCGCCGGCTGA